From the Sandaracinaceae bacterium genome, one window contains:
- a CDS encoding DUF2169 domain-containing protein gives MLIKQRFVASRRGEVSRASGATVHVADEPWDPDAPETSSIRFPTDLCTRKPSTDVLVAGSAVAPYREAVRSLDVHVRVGPVQKSLRVFGPRVWYKGGIGKMVLTDPEPFEAVAVRWEAAWGGSDYETDPEQPLEEPRNPNGCGVVRDIEELEGKLGPQVEDPNELIKSQRTRPSPAGLGAIGRHWVPRRQYAGTCDAQWMEERMPLLPLDFDPRFYQCAPPDQITATPLRGGERVEVAGMHEEGPFAFELPRLRFFVGLQTTDALTEHPPQLDTVLIEPNERAATLTWRSAVKLPRRAADVRFVQVHEKERVR, from the coding sequence GTGCTGATCAAGCAGCGCTTCGTCGCCTCTCGCCGGGGCGAGGTCTCTCGCGCGTCGGGCGCCACCGTTCACGTGGCCGACGAGCCCTGGGACCCGGACGCGCCCGAGACGAGCTCGATCCGGTTCCCGACGGACCTGTGCACGCGCAAGCCCAGCACCGACGTGCTCGTCGCGGGCAGCGCGGTCGCGCCCTACCGTGAGGCGGTCCGCTCGCTCGATGTCCACGTGCGCGTCGGACCGGTGCAGAAGAGCTTGCGCGTGTTCGGTCCCCGCGTCTGGTACAAGGGCGGCATCGGCAAGATGGTCCTCACCGATCCGGAGCCGTTCGAGGCGGTCGCCGTGCGGTGGGAGGCCGCCTGGGGGGGCTCCGACTACGAGACCGATCCGGAGCAGCCGCTCGAGGAGCCCCGCAACCCCAACGGGTGCGGCGTGGTGCGGGACATCGAGGAGCTCGAGGGGAAGCTCGGCCCGCAGGTCGAGGACCCGAACGAGCTCATCAAGAGTCAACGGACCCGACCCAGCCCGGCGGGGCTCGGCGCGATCGGGCGGCACTGGGTGCCGCGGCGGCAGTACGCCGGGACGTGCGACGCGCAGTGGATGGAGGAGCGGATGCCGCTGCTGCCGCTCGACTTCGATCCGCGCTTCTACCAGTGCGCGCCGCCCGATCAGATCACCGCCACGCCGCTGCGGGGCGGCGAGCGGGTCGAGGTGGCGGGCATGCACGAGGAGGGGCCGTTCGCGTTCGAGCTGCCCCGGCTGCGCTTCTTCGTCGGCTTGCAGACCACCGACGCGCTGACCGAGCACCCTCCGCAGCTCGACACCGTGCTCATCGAGCCCAACGAGCGGGCGGCCACGCTGACCTGGCGCAGCGCCGTCAAGCTCCCGCGCCGCGCGGCCGACGTGCGCTTCGTCCAGGTGCACGAGAAGGAGCGCGTGCGATGA
- a CDS encoding ArsA family ATPase: MTELFDREFLFVTGKGGVGKTTVSAAIALAAAKRGKRVLVAMCNAKERLSHLLEVDAIGTRNQRVAPNLEAVNMTPAVALEEYGLMVLKVRSVYKAIFENRFVAAVLRGTPGIEAWSMLGKAYFHTEERDESGRPRYDMVIVDGPATGHALDMLRVPQVICDVAPPGLLRNEAEKARALFRDRRRSAAVLVTLPEDMPANETIELHAALGGPDIAMPVGGLVVNSMLSKLFKSQERAPIAALPAKLQPGSSASALALAGRQRALREATQQDAIAKLKAQLPELPRTMLPMLHVPEFRRSAVESLAACFES, translated from the coding sequence ATGACCGAGTTGTTCGATCGCGAGTTCCTCTTCGTCACCGGCAAGGGCGGCGTCGGAAAGACCACCGTCAGCGCCGCCATCGCCCTCGCGGCCGCCAAGCGCGGCAAGCGCGTGCTCGTGGCCATGTGCAACGCCAAGGAGCGGCTGAGCCACCTGCTCGAGGTCGACGCGATCGGCACCCGCAACCAGCGCGTCGCCCCCAACCTCGAGGCGGTGAACATGACCCCCGCCGTGGCCCTCGAGGAGTACGGCCTGATGGTCCTGAAGGTCCGCAGCGTCTACAAGGCGATCTTCGAGAACCGCTTCGTCGCGGCCGTCCTGCGTGGCACGCCCGGCATCGAGGCGTGGTCGATGCTCGGCAAGGCCTACTTCCACACCGAGGAGCGAGACGAGTCCGGCCGGCCCCGCTACGACATGGTGATCGTCGACGGCCCCGCGACCGGGCACGCGCTCGACATGCTCCGGGTGCCGCAGGTGATCTGCGACGTCGCGCCGCCGGGGCTGCTCCGCAACGAGGCCGAGAAGGCGCGCGCCCTCTTCCGCGATCGGCGCCGCAGCGCCGCGGTGCTCGTCACGCTCCCCGAGGACATGCCGGCGAACGAGACGATCGAGCTCCACGCGGCCCTCGGCGGGCCCGACATCGCGATGCCGGTCGGCGGGCTCGTGGTGAACTCGATGCTCTCCAAGCTCTTCAAGTCCCAGGAGCGCGCCCCGATCGCCGCGCTCCCCGCCAAGCTCCAGCCGGGCTCCTCCGCCTCGGCGCTCGCGCTCGCGGGCCGTCAGCGCGCCTTGCGAGAGGCGACGCAGCAGGACGCGATCGCCAAGCTCAAGGCGCAGCTCCCGGAGCTCCCGCGCACCATGCTGCCGATGCTGCACGTGCCCGAGTTCCGGCGCAGCGCGGTCGAGTCCCTGGCCGCCTGCTTCGAGAGCTGA
- a CDS encoding PilZ domain-containing protein has translation MRNLLEMIYEYQLLSSKERHLDIPLDDDERVRRMGLHRLLMGEVPDARRRRLARVALPMRVQFTRAGGFELGEIRDLGGGGVCVQTSAPQDPGTRVVLRVEAPDDGVEYVFPCRVVWRSSHGPRRMGLAFDGVPHQSELYGDESGVWRRTPRFGAVRDTSHVA, from the coding sequence GTGCGGAACCTGCTCGAGATGATCTACGAGTACCAGCTCCTCAGCAGCAAGGAGCGGCACCTGGACATCCCCCTCGACGACGACGAGCGGGTGCGTCGCATGGGTCTGCATCGGCTGTTGATGGGGGAGGTGCCGGACGCGCGGCGTCGTCGCCTCGCCCGGGTCGCGCTGCCGATGCGCGTGCAGTTCACGCGCGCCGGTGGCTTCGAGCTCGGTGAGATCCGTGACCTCGGCGGCGGCGGCGTGTGCGTGCAGACCTCGGCGCCTCAGGATCCCGGGACGCGCGTGGTGCTCCGCGTCGAGGCGCCCGACGACGGCGTCGAGTACGTCTTCCCGTGCCGCGTGGTCTGGCGCTCGAGCCACGGCCCGCGCCGCATGGGGCTCGCCTTCGACGGCGTGCCCCATCAGAGCGAGCTCTACGGGGACGAGTCCGGCGTCTGGCGGCGCACCCCGCGCTTCGGCGCCGTCCGGGACACCTCCCACGTCGCCTGA
- a CDS encoding DUF2330 domain-containing protein, translating into MKNSIRYGALACLAGLAGLAAPQPAQACGGCFAPTGSPTVVTRHQMAVSISMEETTLWDQIEYAGDPEDFVWVLPVRNGAPVELAENAFFEALEQTTRITLQAPQAPQTFCPDPCGGFFAGAADRSGSADAGASEVTVHHQASIGPYETVTIGSEDPNALVQWLRDHYYAVPDSILPTIRHYTEQGMDFAVLRLSPNFGVNQMQPVRVTMPGLNPTFPLRMVAAGVEGSVGLELFVIAEGRYGSSNFAIGEVDRDALSYDWDTSRFNYDALYDAAASANDGRTWVAEYAMDAPTWQLENYVSYDDDGEPHYARDDWEVASRHVEAPYITRLTADLAVEHLGEDLILEAADGGDLPGFIDVTNELNRAPDVSCSNVCTDPYGGGSSGGGLGWRDGGRGDGLCTVSPGNTAGAFGLLALLGAAAAFGLRRRR; encoded by the coding sequence ATGAAGAACAGCATTCGATACGGCGCGCTGGCGTGCCTGGCCGGGCTCGCGGGGCTGGCGGCGCCCCAGCCGGCCCAGGCGTGTGGCGGCTGCTTCGCCCCGACAGGCAGCCCCACCGTGGTGACGCGTCATCAGATGGCGGTCTCGATCTCGATGGAGGAGACGACCCTCTGGGATCAGATCGAGTACGCGGGCGACCCGGAGGACTTCGTCTGGGTCCTCCCGGTGCGGAACGGCGCGCCGGTGGAGCTGGCCGAGAACGCCTTCTTCGAGGCCCTCGAGCAGACCACCCGGATCACCCTCCAGGCCCCGCAGGCGCCGCAGACCTTCTGCCCCGACCCGTGCGGCGGGTTCTTCGCGGGGGCCGCCGACCGCTCGGGCAGCGCGGACGCCGGGGCGAGCGAGGTCACCGTGCATCACCAGGCCAGCATCGGCCCGTACGAGACGGTCACCATCGGCTCCGAGGACCCGAACGCGCTCGTGCAGTGGCTGCGTGACCACTACTACGCGGTGCCGGACTCCATCCTGCCGACCATCCGCCACTACACGGAGCAGGGCATGGACTTCGCCGTGCTGCGCCTCTCGCCCAACTTCGGCGTCAACCAGATGCAGCCGGTGCGCGTGACGATGCCCGGCCTCAACCCGACCTTCCCGCTGCGCATGGTCGCGGCCGGGGTCGAGGGCTCGGTCGGACTCGAGCTCTTCGTCATCGCCGAGGGCCGCTACGGATCGTCCAACTTCGCCATCGGCGAGGTCGACCGCGACGCGCTCTCGTACGACTGGGACACCAGCCGGTTCAACTACGACGCGCTCTACGACGCGGCGGCGAGCGCGAACGACGGCCGCACCTGGGTCGCCGAGTACGCGATGGACGCGCCGACCTGGCAGCTCGAGAACTACGTCTCCTACGACGACGACGGCGAGCCCCACTACGCGCGCGACGACTGGGAGGTCGCCTCGCGCCACGTCGAGGCCCCGTACATCACCCGCCTCACCGCGGACCTCGCGGTCGAGCACCTGGGCGAGGACCTCATCCTGGAGGCGGCGGACGGCGGCGACCTGCCGGGCTTCATCGACGTCACGAACGAGCTCAACCGCGCCCCGGACGTGAGCTGCAGCAACGTCTGCACGGACCCCTACGGCGGCGGCAGCTCGGGAGGCGGGCTCGGCTGGCGCGACGGAGGCCGCGGCGACGGCCTCTGCACGGTCAGCCCCGGCAACACCGCGGGCGCCTTCGGGCTGCTCGCCCTGCTCGGCGCGGCGGCGGCCTTCGGCCTCCGGCGTCGTCGGTAG
- a CDS encoding replication-associated recombination protein A gives MDLFDHAHERDPEGAPLSERMRPRSLAEMVGQRHVIGEHRLLAKAIRADRVPSMLLWGPPGTGKTTLARVVAHETKGDFVPFSAVMGGVPELRRLIQKADERRKLYGRPTILFVDEIHRFNKAQQDALLPHVEKGTVVLIGATTENPSFAVNAALLSRARVFRLEALPPDAVETLLRRALKDADRGLGKLGVKVEGDALAVIAELGRGDARRSLDVLELAAREAAASGNPIDEALVREALAEKTLLYDKSGEEHYNVISAFIKSMRGNDPDAAIYWMMRMLEAGDDPMFILRRLIIFASEDVGNADPQALQVAVAADAAFRRLGMPEGLFAMSQCCTYLASTVKSNASYAAWTSARDDVREHGPLPVPMKLRNAPTKAMKEWGYGEGYRYPHGEGGHAAGETYLPEKLAGRRYYEPREAGFEIKIRRRLARLRGEDVEES, from the coding sequence ATGGACCTCTTCGATCACGCGCATGAACGCGACCCCGAAGGCGCGCCACTGTCCGAGCGGATGCGGCCGCGCTCGCTCGCCGAGATGGTGGGCCAGCGGCACGTGATCGGCGAGCACCGCCTGCTCGCGAAGGCCATCCGCGCGGACCGGGTTCCGTCGATGCTGCTCTGGGGTCCGCCAGGGACGGGCAAGACCACGCTCGCGCGCGTCGTCGCGCACGAGACCAAGGGCGACTTCGTCCCCTTCAGCGCCGTGATGGGCGGCGTGCCCGAGCTGCGGCGGCTCATCCAGAAGGCGGACGAGCGCCGGAAGCTCTACGGCCGCCCGACCATCCTCTTCGTCGACGAGATCCACCGCTTCAACAAGGCGCAGCAAGACGCGCTGCTGCCCCACGTCGAGAAGGGCACGGTGGTGCTCATCGGGGCCACGACCGAGAACCCTTCCTTCGCCGTCAACGCGGCGCTCCTCAGCCGGGCGCGGGTCTTCCGGCTCGAGGCGCTGCCGCCGGACGCGGTCGAGACCCTGCTCCGCCGCGCGCTGAAGGACGCCGACCGCGGGCTCGGCAAGCTCGGCGTGAAGGTCGAGGGCGACGCGCTCGCGGTGATCGCGGAGCTCGGTCGAGGCGACGCGCGCCGGTCGCTGGACGTGCTGGAGCTGGCCGCGCGCGAGGCGGCCGCGTCGGGCAACCCGATCGACGAGGCCCTGGTGCGCGAGGCGCTCGCGGAGAAGACGCTCCTCTACGACAAGAGCGGCGAGGAGCACTACAACGTCATCAGCGCGTTCATCAAGTCGATGCGCGGCAACGACCCCGACGCGGCCATCTACTGGATGATGCGCATGCTCGAGGCGGGCGACGACCCGATGTTCATCCTGCGCCGGCTCATCATCTTCGCGAGCGAAGACGTGGGCAACGCCGACCCGCAGGCGCTGCAGGTGGCGGTCGCGGCGGACGCCGCCTTCCGGCGGCTCGGCATGCCCGAGGGCCTGTTCGCGATGTCGCAGTGCTGCACGTACCTGGCGAGCACCGTCAAATCGAACGCGAGCTACGCGGCGTGGACCTCGGCGCGCGACGACGTACGCGAGCACGGCCCGTTGCCCGTGCCGATGAAGCTGCGCAACGCGCCCACCAAGGCCATGAAGGAGTGGGGCTACGGCGAGGGGTACCGCTACCCGCACGGCGAAGGCGGGCACGCGGCGGGCGAGACCTATCTCCCGGAGAAGCTGGCCGGGCGGCGCTACTACGAGCCGCGCGAGGCGGGCTTCGAGATCAAGATCCGTCGGCGGCTCGCCCGGCTGCGCGGCGAGGACGTCGAGGAGAGCTGA
- a CDS encoding PhnD/SsuA/transferrin family substrate-binding protein → MTLRFLMPPSVGDARARARGELLERSLTRDLGERVEVEVAESYDALRFRVRARDVELAWLPSAVCAQCSSHIHAVYRVVRAGRSTYRSALVADRAAHLGLSRLRGARAAWVDPLSLGGYLLVRAHLAERGLVPEQTFASERFLGSHPAALAAVLDGDADVAAISVAGDEDARVEEALALHGGRAGATRLEALLITQAVPTDALILTRALEPARADALTKRITAGLPALRLAMEADALEPAKLEAYARIAALLPEP, encoded by the coding sequence GTGACCCTGCGCTTCCTCATGCCGCCGTCGGTGGGCGACGCCCGGGCTCGCGCGCGGGGCGAGCTGCTCGAGCGTTCGCTCACGCGGGATCTGGGGGAGCGCGTGGAGGTCGAGGTGGCGGAGAGCTACGACGCCCTCCGCTTCCGGGTGCGCGCGCGCGACGTGGAGCTGGCCTGGCTGCCGTCGGCGGTCTGCGCCCAGTGCTCGTCGCACATCCACGCGGTCTACCGGGTCGTCCGCGCCGGGCGCTCGACCTATCGCTCGGCCCTCGTGGCGGACCGCGCGGCGCACCTCGGCCTGAGCCGCCTGCGCGGTGCGCGCGCGGCGTGGGTCGATCCGCTCTCGCTCGGCGGCTACCTCCTCGTGCGCGCGCACCTCGCGGAGCGAGGGCTGGTCCCCGAGCAGACCTTCGCGTCGGAGCGCTTCCTCGGCAGTCACCCCGCGGCGCTCGCCGCCGTGCTCGACGGGGACGCCGACGTCGCCGCGATCTCCGTGGCCGGTGACGAGGACGCGCGGGTCGAGGAGGCCCTCGCCCTGCACGGCGGGCGCGCGGGCGCGACCCGGCTCGAGGCGCTGCTGATCACCCAGGCCGTGCCGACCGACGCGCTCATCCTGACCCGCGCCCTCGAGCCCGCGCGCGCGGACGCGCTGACGAAGCGGATCACGGCCGGCCTGCCCGCGCTCCGGCTGGCCATGGAGGCGGACGCGCTCGAGCCGGCGAAGCTCGAGGCGTACGCCCGCATCGCCGCGCTCCTGCCCGAGCCCTGA
- a CDS encoding MFS transporter, producing the protein MSKAGSSKPSFFEQLSAFGAVYWTANWMELVERFAYYGVRTVLPVFMVLAISEGGPGLDHVQKGSIYAIWALVQSFVPIFTGGFADRYGYKLNIAISTVLKIIGYLLMGYCIAIAESLAGMPLAEARAAGVDSVFEVFFTGAMFLALGTAIFKPGLQGLISNQMPKESASFGWGIFYQMVNIGGFLGPLIAGYLRVLEWEYVFMACAIGISLNFLPLFFFREPEREDTGPLAGPGELLIDAVKGLLEPRLFFFTITFAGFWLMFYQLFDILPNFIDDWVDSRGPAAALQSILGEGAVPTVNGGNLTQEWIINFNAAMISVAAFLVGFLTGRLRSLTAIVIGIAISAVGIYVLGVSMSGWVTLGAIAIFSVGEMMASPTKMRYLASIAPKGKDGLYMGYVNMTVGIGWSIGSIVAGEMYQENGDKVVLARRYLVEQSNVNAQAVEALDRGAVMDFFERTLGVDAWGARELLWQTYEPQSMWLVFTLIGLGSMLLLVGYDWLTRKAKREPGFSFNTHGHLWVRGLLVPIVFGLAIANYYAYSMAVLVQLIMFSALFVASWFLRPDPVEPDED; encoded by the coding sequence ATGTCGAAAGCCGGATCGTCGAAGCCCTCCTTCTTCGAGCAGCTCAGCGCGTTCGGGGCGGTCTACTGGACCGCGAACTGGATGGAGCTGGTCGAGCGCTTCGCCTACTACGGCGTCCGCACCGTCCTGCCGGTCTTCATGGTCCTGGCCATCAGCGAGGGCGGCCCCGGCCTCGATCACGTCCAGAAGGGCTCGATCTACGCCATCTGGGCCCTCGTCCAGAGCTTCGTGCCCATCTTCACGGGCGGGTTCGCCGACCGCTACGGCTACAAGCTCAACATCGCGATCAGCACGGTGCTCAAGATCATCGGCTACCTGCTGATGGGCTACTGCATCGCCATCGCCGAGTCACTGGCCGGGATGCCGCTCGCCGAGGCCCGCGCGGCCGGCGTCGACAGCGTCTTCGAGGTCTTCTTCACCGGCGCGATGTTCCTCGCGCTCGGCACCGCCATCTTCAAGCCCGGGCTGCAGGGCCTCATCTCGAACCAGATGCCCAAGGAGTCGGCCTCGTTCGGCTGGGGCATCTTCTACCAGATGGTCAACATCGGCGGCTTCCTCGGGCCGCTGATCGCGGGCTACCTGCGGGTGCTCGAGTGGGAGTACGTGTTCATGGCGTGCGCCATCGGCATCTCCCTGAACTTCCTCCCGCTCTTCTTCTTCCGCGAGCCGGAGCGCGAAGACACGGGCCCGCTGGCCGGCCCGGGCGAGCTGCTGATCGACGCGGTGAAGGGGCTGCTCGAGCCGCGCCTCTTCTTCTTCACGATCACCTTCGCCGGCTTCTGGCTGATGTTCTATCAGCTGTTCGACATCCTCCCGAACTTCATCGACGACTGGGTCGACTCGCGCGGCCCCGCCGCGGCGCTGCAGTCCATCCTCGGCGAAGGCGCGGTGCCGACCGTCAACGGCGGCAACCTCACGCAGGAGTGGATCATCAATTTCAACGCGGCGATGATCAGCGTGGCCGCGTTCCTCGTCGGCTTCCTGACCGGGCGGCTCCGCTCGCTCACCGCCATCGTCATCGGCATCGCCATCTCCGCCGTCGGCATCTACGTGCTCGGCGTGAGCATGAGCGGCTGGGTCACCCTCGGCGCCATCGCGATCTTCTCGGTCGGCGAGATGATGGCCAGCCCCACCAAGATGCGGTACCTCGCCAGCATCGCGCCCAAGGGCAAAGACGGCCTCTACATGGGGTACGTCAACATGACGGTGGGCATCGGCTGGTCGATCGGCTCGATCGTGGCGGGCGAGATGTACCAGGAGAACGGCGACAAGGTCGTGCTGGCGCGCCGCTACCTCGTGGAGCAGTCCAACGTGAACGCGCAGGCGGTCGAGGCCCTCGACCGCGGCGCGGTGATGGACTTCTTCGAGCGGACGCTCGGCGTGGACGCCTGGGGCGCGCGCGAGCTGCTGTGGCAGACCTACGAGCCGCAGTCGATGTGGCTCGTCTTCACCCTGATCGGCCTCGGCTCGATGCTCCTACTCGTCGGCTACGACTGGCTGACCCGCAAGGCGAAGCGCGAGCCCGGGTTCTCGTTCAACACGCACGGCCACCTCTGGGTGCGCGGGCTGCTCGTCCCCATCGTCTTCGGGCTCGCCATCGCCAATTACTACGCCTACTCCATGGCCGTCCTGGTGCAGCTCATCATGTTCAGCGCGCTCTTCGTGGCGAGTTGGTTCCTGCGGCCGGATCCGGTCGAGCCCGACGAGGATTGA
- a CDS encoding Mrp/NBP35 family ATP-binding protein: MSEPTLEAVRDALARVLDPVYDKPMLELGTLEDVRVEGGTVQATAVLASPSEALKDTVRARVEEALSGLDVKLALMIKTQVPTREVMGDDPIPGVRNIILVMSGKGGVGKSTTAVNLTLALKAMGLRVGLLDADIYGPSIPTMMGVSGHPVSKDGKRIAPLERFGVSMMSIGFLLEDETQAIVWRGPMLHGALSQFLKDVDWGELDYLVLDLPPGTGDVALTMAQQLKVTGVVMVTTPQEVALQDVYKSVSMCAKLNLPILGVIENMSWFVDTAGVRHELFGAGGGQKVADFAKAPLLAQVPLEPSVREWGDKGMPIVQSRPDSDVAGAFRAAAESLAETVAKQHFARTGGQKAPPEKGPTRLKIVR, from the coding sequence ATGAGCGAGCCGACCCTCGAAGCCGTACGCGACGCCCTCGCGCGCGTGCTGGATCCCGTCTACGACAAGCCGATGCTCGAGCTGGGCACGCTCGAGGACGTCCGCGTCGAGGGGGGTACCGTGCAGGCGACCGCGGTCCTGGCCAGCCCCTCCGAGGCCCTGAAGGACACCGTGCGCGCGCGGGTCGAGGAGGCGCTCTCCGGGCTCGACGTGAAGCTGGCGCTGATGATCAAGACGCAGGTCCCGACCCGCGAGGTCATGGGCGACGACCCCATCCCGGGCGTGCGCAACATCATCCTCGTGATGAGCGGCAAGGGCGGCGTCGGCAAGAGCACCACCGCGGTGAACCTGACCCTGGCCCTCAAGGCGATGGGCCTGCGGGTCGGGCTGCTCGACGCGGACATCTACGGCCCGTCCATCCCGACGATGATGGGCGTGAGCGGTCACCCGGTCAGCAAGGACGGCAAGCGCATCGCACCCCTCGAGCGCTTCGGCGTCTCGATGATGAGCATCGGCTTCCTGCTCGAGGACGAGACGCAGGCGATCGTGTGGCGCGGACCGATGCTGCATGGCGCCTTGTCGCAGTTCTTGAAGGACGTCGACTGGGGGGAGCTCGACTACCTCGTCCTCGACCTGCCGCCGGGCACCGGGGACGTCGCGCTCACGATGGCGCAGCAGCTCAAGGTCACCGGCGTGGTGATGGTGACGACCCCGCAGGAGGTCGCGCTCCAGGACGTCTACAAGAGCGTCTCGATGTGCGCGAAGCTCAACCTGCCCATCCTCGGCGTGATCGAGAACATGAGCTGGTTCGTCGACACAGCGGGTGTGCGGCACGAGCTCTTCGGCGCGGGCGGCGGCCAGAAGGTCGCGGACTTCGCGAAGGCCCCCCTGCTCGCGCAGGTGCCGCTCGAGCCCTCCGTCCGCGAGTGGGGCGACAAGGGCATGCCCATCGTGCAGTCCCGGCCCGACTCCGACGTGGCCGGCGCCTTCCGCGCCGCCGCCGAGTCGCTGGCCGAGACGGTCGCCAAGCAGCACTTCGCGCGCACCGGCGGTCAGAAGGCGCCGCCCGAGAAGGGCCCCACGCGCCTGAAGATCGTGCGCTGA
- a CDS encoding DUF4150 domain-containing protein, with amino-acid sequence MGVKVLTMDIVCEDSGHQVVPMAPNFCITPGAAAGAPAPLPYPITASSSKLDPGTSKVKQKGKKTLNAKSKVKSCNGNQPGSQKDVSTFQTGKKSWPFPVPAVTVHFEGMPIAITGNPGMGNSM; translated from the coding sequence ATGGGCGTCAAGGTGCTCACCATGGACATCGTCTGCGAGGACTCGGGCCACCAGGTCGTCCCGATGGCGCCCAACTTCTGCATCACGCCCGGCGCGGCGGCCGGCGCCCCGGCGCCGCTCCCGTACCCCATCACGGCGAGCTCCAGCAAGCTCGACCCGGGGACGAGCAAGGTGAAGCAGAAGGGCAAGAAGACGCTCAACGCCAAGAGCAAGGTGAAGTCCTGCAACGGCAACCAGCCCGGCTCGCAGAAGGACGTCAGCACCTTCCAGACCGGCAAGAAGTCCTGGCCATTTCCCGTACCGGCCGTGACGGTGCACTTCGAGGGCATGCCCATCGCCATCACCGGGAATCCCGGGATGGGCAACTCGATGTAG
- a CDS encoding SLC13 family permease, with amino-acid sequence MTFEIAIVFALIALALVLFAWERVSYEVTALIVCVTLMVTGILSPAEGLAGFSNPATIAIGAMFVLSEGLRRTGALAHVGGLFRRLGRHSRWLAIGGMLLSVGLVSGFINNTAAIAIIIPVVLAVSRDLGLSPSKLLMPLSFASMLGGVCTLIGTSTNLLVSSIAAGHGLAPFGMFEMAPLGLLFFVVGLAYLALVGIRLTPARRSLEDLTSRYGVRQYLTDVRVRDQRRETRALLEGLEVEIVEVFARDGGRVVRVVGAPGEIAKLVARQDVTIEPVTTWGDAALRTSERELVEAVVAPDAPIAGQRIEDVSFAERFGAVVLALRRPDELQNERLAASILRPGDSLLLSTAREQAAALSRDASFVVVSQVEQPPVQRRKKLPVALAVLAAVVGLAALDVLPIVVSALAGCVVLLLTRTLRPREAYESISWKVIFLLAGVIPLGTAMDRTGASELVSHFFTDGLGPMGAHVVLAGFFGASLLLTNVISNQATAALLAPIAIESAHLLGVSARPMLMAVTFAASLSFMTPVGYQTNTLVYGPGSYRFGDFTRVGTPLDLILWGLAVALIPVLWPF; translated from the coding sequence GTGACCTTCGAGATCGCCATCGTCTTCGCGCTGATCGCCCTCGCCCTCGTCCTCTTCGCGTGGGAGCGGGTCTCGTACGAGGTCACGGCCCTGATCGTCTGCGTGACCTTGATGGTGACGGGCATCTTGAGCCCCGCGGAGGGCCTGGCGGGCTTCTCGAACCCCGCGACGATCGCCATCGGCGCGATGTTCGTGCTCAGCGAAGGCCTGCGGCGGACCGGCGCGCTCGCCCACGTCGGCGGGCTGTTTCGCCGACTCGGCCGCCACAGCCGCTGGCTCGCGATCGGCGGCATGCTGCTCTCCGTCGGCCTGGTCAGCGGCTTCATCAACAACACCGCGGCCATCGCGATCATCATCCCCGTCGTGCTCGCGGTCTCGAGAGACCTCGGCCTGAGCCCGTCCAAGCTGCTGATGCCCCTCAGCTTCGCGTCGATGCTCGGGGGCGTCTGCACGTTGATCGGCACGTCGACCAACCTCCTGGTAAGCTCCATCGCGGCGGGGCACGGGCTGGCGCCCTTCGGCATGTTCGAGATGGCGCCGCTCGGCCTGCTCTTCTTCGTCGTCGGCCTCGCCTACCTCGCGCTGGTGGGGATCCGCCTCACGCCGGCCCGACGCAGCCTCGAGGATCTCACGTCGCGTTACGGCGTGCGCCAGTACCTCACCGACGTGCGCGTGCGTGACCAGCGCCGCGAGACGCGCGCGCTCCTCGAAGGGCTGGAGGTCGAGATCGTCGAGGTCTTCGCCCGCGACGGCGGTCGCGTCGTGCGCGTCGTCGGGGCCCCGGGGGAGATCGCGAAGCTCGTCGCGCGCCAGGACGTGACGATCGAGCCCGTGACGACGTGGGGGGACGCGGCGCTCCGGACGAGCGAGCGCGAGCTGGTCGAGGCGGTCGTCGCGCCGGACGCGCCCATCGCCGGGCAGCGCATCGAGGACGTGAGCTTCGCCGAGCGCTTCGGCGCCGTGGTGCTCGCGCTGCGGAGGCCGGACGAGCTGCAGAACGAGCGGCTCGCGGCGAGCATCCTGCGACCCGGGGACTCGCTCCTCCTGTCCACGGCGCGAGAGCAGGCGGCCGCGCTGAGCCGGGATGCCTCCTTCGTCGTCGTCTCCCAGGTCGAGCAGCCTCCCGTGCAGCGCCGCAAGAAGCTCCCCGTCGCGCTCGCCGTGCTCGCGGCGGTCGTCGGGCTCGCCGCCCTCGACGTGCTGCCCATCGTGGTGAGCGCCCTCGCCGGCTGCGTGGTCTTGCTCCTGACGCGCACGCTGCGACCGCGGGAGGCCTACGAGAGCATCTCCTGGAAGGTCATCTTCCTCCTCGCGGGGGTCATCCCGCTGGGGACCGCGATGGATCGGACCGGCGCCTCGGAGCTGGTCTCGCACTTCTTCACCGACGGCCTCGGCCCGATGGGCGCGCACGTCGTCCTGGCGGGCTTCTTCGGCGCGTCGCTCCTGCTGACCAACGTGATCTCGAACCAGGCGACGGCCGCGCTCCTGGCCCCCATCGCGATCGAGTCGGCGCACCTGCTGGGCGTGAGCGCGCGGCCGATGCTGATGGCCGTGACGTTCGCGGCGTCGCTCAGCTTCATGACGCCGGTGGGCTACCAGACCAACACGCTCGTCTACGGCCCGGGCAGCTACCGCTTCGGCGACTTCACCCGCGTGGGCACGCCGCTCGACTTGATCCTGTGGGGCCTGGCGGTCGCGCTCATCCCGGTCCTCTGGCCGTTCTGA